A section of the Corynebacterium tuberculostearicum genome encodes:
- a CDS encoding polyprenyl synthetase family protein, whose protein sequence is MTHGQSHATHVDLGDPQLNERIGAGMEAVEDKLRSEIDRGQDFLKDKVSHLSKAGGKRFRPMMALLASEYGPRPGCEEVVKAATVVEMVHVATLYHDDVMDEADRRRGVESANSRWNNSVAILAGDALLAHASRLMSELDTHTVGHFADTFEELVTGQMRETIGAGEANAVEHYTAVIREKTAVLIASAGYLGAYHSGASAEHAAALHRIGGAIGMIFQIVDDVIDIFSDPKESGKTPGTDLREGVFTLPVLYALEEEGEVGDKLRELLTGPLHSDAEVERAIELLHQSGGRQKALEDINAYLRTVEEQLAVLPENSASQALRQLADYTVRRVG, encoded by the coding sequence ATGACTCACGGTCAATCGCATGCCACGCACGTGGATCTTGGTGATCCGCAGCTCAACGAGCGCATTGGTGCGGGCATGGAAGCAGTAGAAGACAAGCTGCGCAGTGAAATCGACCGCGGCCAGGACTTCTTAAAGGACAAGGTCAGCCACCTGTCTAAGGCCGGTGGCAAGCGCTTTCGCCCCATGATGGCGCTGCTGGCCTCCGAGTATGGTCCACGTCCGGGCTGCGAAGAGGTTGTTAAGGCCGCCACCGTCGTGGAAATGGTGCACGTAGCCACCCTTTATCATGACGATGTCATGGATGAGGCGGACCGCCGCCGCGGCGTGGAGTCTGCCAACTCGCGGTGGAATAACTCCGTGGCCATCCTCGCCGGCGATGCGCTCCTGGCGCATGCCTCCCGCCTTATGAGTGAGCTGGATACCCACACCGTGGGCCACTTTGCCGATACCTTTGAGGAGCTGGTGACCGGCCAGATGCGCGAAACCATCGGCGCGGGTGAGGCCAATGCCGTGGAGCATTACACGGCCGTTATCCGTGAAAAGACCGCGGTGCTCATCGCCTCTGCTGGTTACCTGGGCGCCTACCACTCCGGCGCCTCGGCCGAGCATGCCGCAGCCCTGCACCGCATTGGTGGTGCCATCGGCATGATCTTCCAGATTGTGGACGATGTCATCGACATCTTCTCTGACCCTAAGGAGTCCGGCAAGACCCCGGGAACGGACCTGCGCGAGGGCGTATTTACCTTGCCGGTTCTCTACGCCTTGGAGGAAGAGGGCGAAGTGGGCGACAAGCTGCGTGAGCTGCTTACTGGCCCGCTGCATTCCGACGCCGAGGTGGAGCGCGCCATCGAGCTCCTGCACCAGTCTGGTGGCCGTCAGAAGGCGCTGGAGGACATCAATGCTTACCTGCGCACGGTGGAGGAGCAACTCGCCGTGCTACCGGAGAACTCCGCGAGCCAGGCCTTGCGTCAATTGGCGGATTACACGGTGCGCCGCGTGGGCTAG
- a CDS encoding DUF3592 domain-containing protein, giving the protein MAPPQHKPHAAVVPRYTPAVYRRRLHQLTLALYLAALVGVVGMVIGPALNDHAIASHPARALATVKDVGMLRTTVDFQDSEGIYHTPQHGLLYPSGLGEGQQVWVQYAQDDPDLVKVEGREWTLAIIPALSVGVVATLIAAVLWKLISFFTRRAEK; this is encoded by the coding sequence GTGGCCCCGCCGCAGCATAAGCCGCACGCGGCCGTGGTGCCGCGCTATACGCCCGCGGTCTATCGTCGCCGCCTGCACCAGCTGACACTGGCGCTGTATCTGGCTGCGCTGGTGGGCGTGGTGGGCATGGTCATCGGGCCGGCGCTAAATGACCACGCCATCGCCAGCCACCCTGCGCGCGCTTTGGCCACGGTCAAGGATGTGGGCATGCTGCGCACCACGGTGGATTTCCAAGACAGTGAGGGTATTTACCACACCCCACAGCACGGGCTGCTCTATCCCAGTGGGCTGGGCGAGGGTCAGCAGGTGTGGGTGCAATACGCCCAGGACGACCCAGACCTGGTCAAGGTTGAAGGCCGCGAATGGACGCTGGCCATCATCCCGGCGCTCTCGGTAGGAGTGGTTGCCACGCTCATCGCGGCCGTGCTGTGGAAGCTGATTAGCTTCTTTACCCGCCGCGCGGAGAAATAA
- a CDS encoding geranylgeranyl reductase family protein, which translates to MIVLMSEQIDSQTYVEVAIIGAGPAGAAAAIHAARAGYDTLLIDSATFPRDKTCGDGLTPRAMHQLNELGIAVNASYRNRGLKLHGYGGDITAPWPETYPSQAGTALPRFRFDALLADAAREAGATLLTGTPATDPVLEGNRVTSFRVGEATVHAKWVIVADGVRSTFGKKLGRTWHREEVYGIAARSYASSTHATEPWMHSHVELKDEEGEVQPGYGWIFPLGSELGQVNIGLGALSTAQRPAKINTKKLLEFYAAQQRPEWGLGESEHVTSALLPMGGAVSNVAGANWMLIGDAAACINPLNGEGIDYGLETAALAVALLGPKDFTLAWPAVLREHYGESFLLARTAARLLTYPQFLPLAGPLALRGPIGRMLMPAAARLMGNLITDDDRDLIARTWRAAGRTVSSLRRDTPLWDSTAA; encoded by the coding sequence ATGATAGTCCTCATGTCGGAGCAGATCGATTCCCAAACCTATGTCGAGGTCGCCATCATTGGCGCTGGGCCGGCCGGAGCCGCCGCCGCGATCCATGCCGCACGCGCCGGCTATGACACCCTCCTTATTGATTCCGCGACGTTTCCCCGCGATAAAACCTGCGGCGACGGGCTTACCCCGCGCGCGATGCACCAGCTCAATGAGCTCGGCATTGCGGTCAACGCCTCCTATCGCAATCGCGGCCTGAAGCTGCACGGATACGGCGGCGATATTACCGCGCCTTGGCCGGAGACCTATCCCTCCCAAGCGGGCACGGCCCTGCCGCGCTTCCGCTTTGATGCCCTGCTTGCCGACGCCGCCCGGGAAGCCGGCGCCACCCTCCTCACCGGCACCCCCGCCACCGATCCCGTGCTCGAGGGCAACCGCGTGACCTCCTTCCGCGTGGGAGAGGCCACCGTACATGCCAAGTGGGTCATCGTGGCCGATGGCGTGCGCTCTACCTTTGGTAAGAAGCTCGGCCGCACCTGGCACCGCGAGGAGGTCTATGGCATTGCCGCGCGTTCCTATGCTTCCTCTACGCATGCCACTGAGCCCTGGATGCACTCCCACGTTGAGCTCAAGGACGAAGAAGGCGAAGTGCAACCCGGCTACGGTTGGATCTTCCCGCTCGGCTCCGAGCTAGGCCAGGTCAATATCGGCCTCGGCGCGCTGTCGACCGCGCAGCGCCCCGCCAAGATCAATACCAAGAAGCTGCTCGAGTTCTACGCCGCCCAACAGCGCCCCGAGTGGGGACTCGGGGAAAGTGAGCACGTTACCTCTGCCTTACTGCCCATGGGCGGCGCGGTGTCTAACGTGGCCGGCGCCAATTGGATGCTCATTGGTGATGCCGCGGCCTGCATCAACCCCCTCAACGGCGAGGGCATCGATTATGGCTTGGAGACCGCCGCGCTGGCCGTAGCCCTGCTCGGCCCGAAGGATTTCACCCTGGCCTGGCCGGCCGTCTTGCGCGAACACTACGGCGAGTCCTTCCTCTTGGCCCGCACGGCCGCGCGCTTGCTTACTTATCCGCAGTTCCTACCGCTGGCCGGTCCGCTGGCCCTGCGCGGGCCCATCGGCCGCATGCTCATGCCGGCCGCTGCGCGCCTGATGGGCAACCTCATTACTGACGATGACCGCGACCTCATCGCACGCACCTGGCGCGCCGCCGGCCGCACGGTCTCGTCCCTTCGCCGCGATACGCCACTCTGGGATTCGACCGCGGCATAG
- a CDS encoding Nramp family divalent metal transporter, whose amino-acid sequence MRKTLISLTGPAFVAAVAYVDPGNVAANISAGSHYGYLLVWVLVVANLMAMFIQYHSAKLGLVTHRSLPEIMGERLSRRARLGMWAQAELIAAATDLAEVIGGAIALQLLFNLPLFAGALIIGAVSIILLIFQKKNQWFEGLVIGLLLVICIGFLAGLAIAPPDPADVAGGLIPRLEGKDSILLAASMLGATVMPHAIYLHSSLTKQRYPDLEIPHVLAGTRADIAVALSIAGLVNVGLLVLAGSALYGVDGTETISGAHTAIASHLGPLAGVLFAIGLLASGLASTSVGAYAGSEIMDGLLHIKVPLLVRRLVTLIPALVIIGCGVDPTMALVVSQALLSLGIPFAIIPLFRYAGSRDVMGEFAAKPWSMAVGWTLAALVIALNLALVLLPLL is encoded by the coding sequence ATGCGTAAGACCTTAATCAGCCTCACCGGCCCCGCCTTCGTTGCTGCAGTGGCTTACGTCGACCCCGGCAACGTAGCCGCCAACATCAGCGCCGGCTCCCACTACGGCTACCTCCTGGTGTGGGTACTCGTCGTGGCCAACCTCATGGCCATGTTCATCCAGTACCACTCCGCCAAACTGGGCCTAGTCACCCACCGCTCCCTGCCGGAAATCATGGGCGAGCGTCTCTCCCGCCGCGCGCGCCTAGGCATGTGGGCCCAGGCCGAGCTCATCGCCGCGGCCACCGACCTCGCCGAAGTCATCGGCGGCGCCATTGCCCTGCAACTCCTCTTCAACCTCCCCCTGTTCGCGGGCGCGCTCATCATCGGCGCGGTCTCCATCATTCTCCTCATCTTCCAGAAGAAGAACCAGTGGTTCGAGGGGCTTGTCATCGGCCTGCTCCTGGTCATCTGCATCGGCTTCCTTGCCGGCCTCGCCATCGCCCCGCCCGACCCCGCCGACGTGGCCGGCGGCCTCATCCCCCGCCTAGAGGGCAAGGACAGCATCCTGCTGGCCGCCTCCATGTTGGGCGCCACCGTCATGCCGCACGCCATTTACCTACACTCCTCCCTGACCAAGCAGCGCTACCCCGACCTGGAAATCCCCCACGTGCTGGCCGGCACCCGCGCGGACATCGCCGTGGCGCTGTCCATCGCCGGGCTCGTCAACGTGGGCCTGCTGGTCCTGGCGGGCTCGGCCCTCTACGGCGTGGACGGCACAGAGACCATCTCCGGGGCCCACACGGCGATTGCCAGCCACCTCGGCCCGCTGGCCGGCGTTCTCTTCGCCATCGGCCTGCTGGCCAGCGGCCTCGCCTCGACGTCAGTGGGCGCCTACGCCGGCTCCGAAATCATGGACGGCCTGCTTCACATCAAGGTCCCCCTACTAGTCCGCCGCCTGGTCACGCTCATCCCGGCGCTGGTCATCATCGGCTGCGGGGTCGACCCCACTATGGCACTGGTGGTCAGCCAGGCACTTCTTTCCCTGGGCATCCCCTTCGCCATCATCCCGCTTTTCCGCTATGCCGGCTCCCGGGACGTCATGGGTGAGTTCGCCGCGAAACCCTGGTCTATGGCCGTGGGCTGGACGCTTGCCGCGCTGGTCATCGCACTCAATCTCGCCCTCGTGCTCCTGCCGCTGCTCTAG
- a CDS encoding DUF2335 domain-containing protein, which produces MGYEEDPNDAGRGKRDSPISKPASSAGSAASASAQSDSQLSGAPENKRSDFPPVGGALPGVNRLSNLDDQIAVWALQGPTPHPQIIKQHNDIQPGAGDRIMEDAHADIVLDRKVTAESFEYAIFESKVRLFTTVGVIFGALILIPAILVLFDPPESIVGTAAVGLAAASPLVRILIGPKQSQKDQLESAERGGV; this is translated from the coding sequence ATGGGATATGAAGAAGATCCGAACGATGCTGGACGGGGTAAACGAGATTCACCTATTTCAAAGCCAGCGAGTAGCGCAGGCAGCGCAGCAAGCGCATCTGCGCAATCGGACTCGCAGTTATCGGGCGCACCGGAAAATAAACGTAGCGATTTCCCACCAGTTGGAGGAGCGCTCCCTGGCGTAAATAGGCTTTCTAACCTTGATGACCAAATTGCTGTGTGGGCGCTTCAGGGGCCAACTCCGCATCCACAGATAATCAAACAGCACAATGACATTCAGCCGGGCGCAGGCGATCGGATTATGGAGGACGCTCATGCAGATATTGTCCTCGATAGGAAAGTTACAGCAGAATCTTTCGAGTACGCGATATTTGAATCAAAAGTACGGCTCTTTACAACCGTAGGTGTCATTTTCGGCGCGCTGATCCTTATACCGGCGATACTCGTTCTTTTTGACCCACCGGAATCCATAGTTGGTACTGCGGCGGTGGGCCTGGCGGCAGCAAGCCCTCTAGTCCGCATCCTCATTGGCCCTAAGCAATCTCAGAAGGACCAGTTAGAGAGCGCGGAGCGGGGAGGGGTTTAA
- a CDS encoding demethylmenaquinone methyltransferase: protein MSKADLDKKPFDVARMFDAVGEKYDLTNTVLSFGQDAHWRKRTRERLNLKPGEKVLDLAAGTAVSTVELSKSGAWCVACDFSRGMLAAGRERDVPKVAGDGMKLPFADNTFDAVTISYGLRNIHDFELGLREMARVTKPGGRLAVAEFSTPVVPIFGTVYKEYLMRLLPPVARLVSSNPEAYIYLAESIRAWPGQEELAAVINRNGWAEAGWQNLTFGIVALHSAVKPA from the coding sequence GTGTCTAAGGCAGATCTGGATAAAAAGCCCTTCGATGTGGCGCGCATGTTTGACGCCGTGGGCGAGAAATACGACCTCACCAATACCGTGCTGTCCTTTGGGCAGGACGCGCACTGGCGCAAGCGCACCCGCGAGCGTTTGAACCTGAAGCCGGGCGAGAAGGTCCTGGACCTTGCAGCGGGTACCGCCGTGTCCACCGTGGAACTTTCCAAGTCTGGTGCGTGGTGCGTGGCGTGTGATTTCTCCCGTGGCATGCTGGCCGCTGGGCGTGAGCGCGACGTGCCCAAGGTGGCTGGCGATGGCATGAAGCTGCCGTTTGCGGATAACACCTTTGACGCCGTGACCATCTCTTATGGCCTGCGCAATATCCACGACTTTGAGCTCGGCCTGCGCGAAATGGCGCGCGTGACCAAGCCGGGCGGGCGCCTTGCGGTGGCGGAATTTTCCACCCCGGTGGTACCGATTTTTGGCACCGTGTACAAGGAATACTTGATGCGCCTGCTCCCGCCGGTAGCGCGCCTGGTCTCTTCTAATCCGGAGGCATATATCTACCTCGCAGAATCCATTCGCGCGTGGCCTGGGCAGGAGGAGCTCGCCGCGGTTATCAATCGCAATGGCTGGGCCGAGGCCGGTTGGCAGAACCTCACCTTCGGCATCGTGGCGCTGCACTCGGCGGTAAAGCCAGCCTAG
- a CDS encoding DoxX family protein: MILESSPAWPSLLLAAILLGDAALSLKPVPFIEACLSGVKLPKDWWWALIVIKCLAAVGLIAGLWFPGVGITAMIGVIAYFCAAAAAHVRAHFLGSAFWINCLGMLAFSIGVLILTLALN, translated from the coding sequence ATGATCCTAGAATCTTCCCCAGCCTGGCCCTCCCTTCTACTAGCAGCCATTCTGCTTGGCGACGCCGCCCTCTCCCTCAAACCAGTCCCCTTCATCGAAGCCTGCCTCAGCGGCGTCAAACTCCCCAAGGACTGGTGGTGGGCGCTCATTGTCATCAAGTGCCTCGCCGCCGTAGGACTCATTGCCGGCCTCTGGTTCCCCGGCGTAGGAATCACAGCCATGATTGGAGTCATCGCCTATTTCTGCGCGGCCGCAGCAGCCCATGTCCGCGCCCACTTCCTCGGTAGCGCATTCTGGATCAACTGCTTAGGCATGCTCGCATTCTCCATCGGAGTACTGATCCTGACGCTCGCACTGAATTAA
- a CDS encoding NUDIX hydrolase, giving the protein MIEVAAVVIRNPQGHVLTVRKKSSTKYQLPGGKPEAGEALVDAALREVAEEVGLTLDAESLNKLGTFDAPAANEPGEVVVGTIFTYTRTVTADEPHAAAEIGDAAWVNPAAPDRELAHLLRDRVFPTLA; this is encoded by the coding sequence ATGATTGAAGTAGCAGCCGTCGTCATCCGCAACCCACAAGGCCACGTGCTTACCGTGCGCAAGAAGTCCTCCACCAAGTACCAACTGCCCGGCGGCAAGCCCGAGGCGGGCGAGGCGCTTGTCGACGCCGCCCTGCGCGAAGTTGCCGAAGAAGTAGGCCTCACCCTCGACGCCGAGAGCCTCAACAAACTCGGCACCTTCGACGCTCCCGCCGCCAACGAACCGGGCGAGGTCGTCGTCGGCACCATCTTCACCTACACCCGCACCGTCACCGCCGACGAACCCCATGCCGCCGCCGAAATCGGCGACGCCGCCTGGGTCAACCCAGCAGCCCCCGACCGCGAGCTTGCACACCTGCTGCGCGACCGCGTCTTCCCCACGCTGGCCTAG
- a CDS encoding glycosyltransferase family 4 protein, with translation MRVAIVAESFLPNVNGVTNSVLRVLEHLHETGQQAIVIAPGAREGQEEIPDYLGFPIYRVPTVRVPLVDSLPVGVPTTAVDEALRDFKPDIIHLASPFVLGAAGAFSARQQRVPAVALYQTDVAGFATKYHASALAYGVWEWLRTIHNSCQMTLAPSSLTIRDLEKHNIKNVRHWGRGVNAELFHPSKRSDELRRSWDPSGTKNVVGFVGRLAAEKGVHRLSALNGREDIQLVIVGDGPERPLLEAQLPGAVFTGALSGEDLAAAYASLDVFVHAGEFETFCQSIQEAQASGVPTIGPRAGGPVDLIEEGYNGLLLEVKTFVEDLPNAVDALLNPEIHQEMRDNARESISSKTWKALCEQLVGYYEEVLEDTRRVPLTILGQRPELPRWAARALGARVA, from the coding sequence ATGCGTGTTGCGATCGTGGCTGAATCCTTCCTCCCCAATGTCAATGGTGTGACCAACTCCGTGCTGCGCGTTTTAGAGCACCTGCACGAGACTGGCCAGCAGGCCATCGTCATCGCGCCGGGCGCCCGTGAGGGACAAGAAGAGATTCCGGACTACCTAGGATTCCCCATCTACCGTGTGCCCACCGTGCGCGTGCCGTTGGTGGATTCGCTGCCGGTTGGCGTGCCTACCACGGCGGTCGATGAGGCCTTGCGCGACTTCAAGCCGGATATCATCCACCTGGCCAGCCCCTTCGTACTCGGCGCGGCGGGCGCTTTCTCCGCCCGCCAGCAGCGCGTGCCGGCCGTGGCGTTGTACCAGACCGATGTTGCCGGATTTGCCACCAAGTACCATGCCTCCGCGCTGGCCTATGGCGTGTGGGAGTGGCTGCGCACGATTCATAACTCCTGCCAGATGACGCTGGCACCGTCCTCGTTGACCATCCGGGACTTGGAAAAGCACAACATTAAAAACGTGCGCCACTGGGGTCGTGGCGTGAACGCAGAACTTTTCCATCCCTCCAAGCGCTCTGACGAGCTGCGCCGCAGCTGGGATCCGAGCGGCACCAAGAATGTGGTGGGATTCGTTGGTCGTCTCGCCGCGGAAAAGGGCGTGCACCGCCTCTCGGCGCTCAACGGGCGCGAGGATATCCAGCTGGTCATCGTGGGCGATGGGCCGGAGCGCCCGCTATTGGAAGCCCAGCTGCCCGGTGCCGTCTTTACCGGTGCGCTGTCCGGCGAAGACCTCGCTGCCGCCTATGCCTCCTTGGACGTCTTCGTCCACGCCGGCGAGTTCGAGACCTTCTGCCAGTCCATCCAGGAGGCACAGGCCTCCGGCGTGCCGACCATCGGGCCGCGGGCCGGTGGCCCGGTAGACCTCATCGAGGAGGGCTATAACGGTCTGCTGCTGGAGGTAAAGACCTTTGTGGAAGACCTCCCCAATGCGGTGGACGCTCTGCTCAATCCGGAGATCCACCAAGAGATGCGGGACAATGCCCGCGAGTCCATTTCCTCCAAGACGTGGAAGGCGCTGTGCGAGCAGCTCGTGGGCTATTACGAAGAGGTACTGGAGGATACTCGCCGGGTGCCGCTGACCATTTTGGGCCAGCGTCCGGAGCTGCCGCGGTGGGCGGCTCGTGCCCTTGGCGCCCGCGTAGCCTAG
- the menD gene encoding 2-succinyl-5-enolpyruvyl-6-hydroxy-3-cyclohexene-1-carboxylic-acid synthase → MNESMQLAEKVAAQLARHLTDVVLCPGSRNAPLSLALLARDDIRVHTRLDERGGAFTALGMARVQRRHVGVVMTSGTAVANTLPAVVEAHYSHTPLAIISADRPERLVGTGASQTIEQQGIFGVYADTTQVTGADDIAAMAQRFREDLQVHINVAFDAPLVDATLPDHTSGDGVREPAPAFVDHGEVAVDLSKNTLVIAGDEAWEVEGLQDVPTIAEPSAPGPYHPVHPAAAHIFRKAQVSANDYVVNTKVEQVIVVGHPTLHRGVLALMNDPDIELVVLSRTKDFTNQRGEEARLGTTVKVTGEPSREWMKICEGVTDMAGQAVRETLEDEELGFTGLHVAAAVGDTLSVNDTLVLGASNPVRDASMVGLPFDGVDTYSPRGAAGIDGTIAQAIGISLATQSLDPTNWRAPRVMALMGDVTFLHDANSLLIPEDQARPENLTIVVANDNGGGIFETLEQGADALRESFEPAFGTPHGVDVGKLAEAYEADYREVTTPQELLDTLAELKEYSTGITVVEAKTTRATRRALNEKLTAKVGQ, encoded by the coding sequence ATGAATGAATCGATGCAGTTGGCTGAGAAGGTAGCCGCCCAACTGGCGCGCCACCTCACGGATGTCGTCCTGTGCCCTGGTTCGCGCAACGCGCCGCTGTCGCTGGCGCTATTGGCGCGTGATGATATTCGCGTACACACCCGCCTGGACGAGCGCGGGGGAGCGTTTACCGCCCTGGGCATGGCGCGGGTGCAGCGCCGCCACGTGGGCGTGGTGATGACCTCGGGGACTGCGGTGGCCAATACTCTGCCGGCCGTGGTGGAGGCGCACTATTCCCATACGCCGCTGGCCATCATTAGTGCGGATCGGCCGGAGCGCTTGGTGGGCACGGGGGCGTCGCAGACCATCGAGCAGCAGGGCATCTTCGGCGTCTATGCGGATACCACCCAGGTCACTGGCGCGGATGATATCGCGGCGATGGCCCAGCGCTTCCGCGAGGACCTGCAGGTACACATCAATGTGGCCTTTGATGCCCCGCTTGTCGACGCCACCCTGCCAGACCACACCTCCGGCGACGGCGTACGCGAGCCAGCACCGGCCTTTGTGGACCACGGGGAAGTGGCCGTGGATTTGAGCAAGAACACCCTGGTCATTGCGGGCGACGAGGCCTGGGAGGTAGAAGGCCTGCAGGACGTGCCGACCATTGCGGAGCCGAGCGCGCCGGGCCCGTATCATCCGGTGCATCCAGCGGCGGCGCACATCTTCCGCAAGGCGCAGGTCTCCGCGAATGATTATGTGGTCAATACCAAGGTAGAGCAGGTCATCGTCGTGGGGCACCCGACGCTGCACCGTGGCGTGCTAGCGCTGATGAATGATCCGGATATTGAGCTGGTGGTGCTCTCGCGCACCAAGGACTTCACCAACCAGCGTGGCGAAGAGGCCCGGCTTGGCACCACCGTCAAGGTCACCGGTGAGCCGAGCCGCGAGTGGATGAAGATCTGCGAAGGGGTAACCGATATGGCTGGACAAGCGGTGCGCGAGACCCTCGAGGATGAGGAACTGGGATTCACCGGGCTACACGTGGCGGCCGCGGTGGGCGATACGCTCTCCGTCAATGACACCCTGGTGCTCGGCGCTTCGAATCCGGTGCGTGACGCCTCCATGGTGGGCCTGCCTTTCGACGGCGTGGATACGTACTCGCCGCGCGGGGCGGCCGGCATCGACGGCACCATCGCCCAAGCCATCGGCATTTCCCTGGCCACGCAATCGCTAGATCCCACCAACTGGCGCGCCCCGCGCGTTATGGCGCTCATGGGGGATGTCACCTTCTTGCATGACGCTAATAGCCTGCTCATCCCGGAAGACCAGGCGCGACCGGAAAACCTCACCATCGTGGTGGCCAATGACAACGGCGGCGGCATCTTCGAAACCCTGGAACAAGGCGCCGATGCGCTGCGCGAGTCCTTCGAGCCGGCGTTTGGAACGCCGCATGGGGTGGACGTCGGCAAGCTGGCAGAAGCCTACGAGGCAGACTACCGCGAGGTGACCACCCCGCAGGAGCTATTGGATACGCTGGCGGAGCTGAAGGAATACTCGACCGGGATTACCGTCGTGGAAGCCAAGACCACCCGTGCCACACGCCGGGCGCTCAATGAGAAGCTCACCGCAAAGGTAGGCCAGTAA
- a CDS encoding TetR/AcrR family transcriptional regulator — MFTEHVHSSRSAAKAGTVSKVLATAYELFLTQGYATTSIRTIASEAGVSVGTVMGVGDKQTLLIRTIGQHISELHDDIRGQSDSLLDVLRPFLQMFTGHEELSRAFGAALIQQGNQGEALTALKTLLTDEITLRLGTRLSSADAAEYADLLYNVYLGLLIGWAAGIYDTEHLTSQAASSIERLNTAFGVTQ, encoded by the coding sequence ATGTTCACTGAACACGTTCACTCATCGCGCTCGGCCGCCAAAGCTGGCACCGTCAGCAAGGTCCTAGCCACCGCCTACGAACTCTTCCTCACTCAGGGCTACGCCACCACCAGCATCCGGACTATCGCATCCGAAGCTGGCGTTAGCGTGGGAACCGTCATGGGAGTCGGCGACAAACAAACGCTGCTCATCCGCACCATTGGCCAACACATTTCAGAACTCCACGATGACATCCGGGGACAATCCGATAGCCTTCTCGATGTCCTGAGACCTTTCCTCCAGATGTTTACCGGCCACGAAGAGCTCTCCCGCGCCTTTGGCGCAGCACTCATCCAACAAGGCAATCAAGGCGAAGCGCTCACCGCACTCAAAACGCTCCTGACCGATGAAATCACCCTGCGACTCGGCACCAGGCTCAGCAGCGCCGATGCGGCCGAGTACGCCGACCTGCTGTACAACGTCTACCTCGGCTTACTCATCGGCTGGGCCGCCGGAATCTACGACACCGAGCACCTCACATCCCAAGCCGCCTCATCGATCGAACGCCTCAACACCGCATTCGGAGTAACCCAATGA